In one Pseudomonas fitomaticsae genomic region, the following are encoded:
- a CDS encoding TIGR02647 family protein, whose product MSLTPELVAELEVLALFNLDSSQEGLKIHQTAAPKHIAAAQRLFEKELTDQPDGGYLTSLGRDAAQNVQTVLTILKEQQTA is encoded by the coding sequence ATGTCGCTTACCCCTGAGTTGGTTGCCGAACTGGAAGTCCTCGCACTCTTCAACCTGGACAGTTCCCAGGAAGGTCTGAAAATTCATCAGACCGCTGCCCCGAAGCACATTGCTGCCGCACAACGCCTGTTCGAAAAAGAACTGACGGACCAGCCTGATGGCGGTTACCTGACCAGCCTCGGTCGCGATGCCGCACAAAACGTGCAAACCGTACTGACGATTCTCAAAGAGCAGCAAACCGCCTGA
- the lysA gene encoding diaminopimelate decarboxylase codes for MDAFNYRGGELFAEGVALSAIADRFGTPTYVYSRAHIEAQYLAYANALAGMPHLVCFAVKANSNLGVLNVLARIGAGFDIVSRGELERVLAAGGSPDKIVFSGVGKTRDDMRRALEVGVHCFNVESTDELERLQVVAAELGVRAPISLRVNPDVDAGTHPYISTGLKENKFGIAIADAEDVYVRAAHLPNLEVVGVDCHIGSQLTTLPPFLDALDRLLDLVDRLGDCGIHLRHIDLGGGLGVRYRDEEPPLAADYIKAVRERLVGRDLALVFEPGRFIVANAGVLLTQVEYLKHTEHKDFAIVDAAMNDLIRPALYQAWMDVTAVKPRDTAARTYDIVGPICETGDFLAKERELALEEGDLLAVHSAGAYGFVMSSNYNTRGRAAEVLVDGDQAFEVRRRETVAELFAGESLLPE; via the coding sequence ATGGACGCTTTTAACTACCGTGGCGGGGAACTGTTCGCGGAAGGTGTGGCGCTGTCCGCCATCGCCGATCGCTTCGGCACACCCACCTACGTCTACTCCCGCGCCCACATCGAGGCCCAGTACCTGGCCTACGCCAATGCGCTGGCCGGCATGCCGCACCTGGTGTGCTTCGCGGTCAAGGCCAACTCCAACCTCGGCGTCCTGAATGTCCTGGCCCGCATCGGCGCCGGTTTCGACATCGTCTCCCGTGGCGAGCTGGAACGCGTGCTGGCCGCCGGCGGCAGCCCGGACAAGATCGTGTTCTCCGGCGTCGGCAAGACCCGTGACGACATGCGCCGTGCACTGGAAGTCGGCGTGCATTGCTTCAACGTCGAATCCACCGACGAGCTGGAGCGCCTGCAAGTGGTCGCCGCCGAGCTGGGCGTTCGTGCGCCGATCTCGCTGCGCGTGAACCCGGACGTCGATGCCGGCACCCACCCGTATATTTCCACCGGTCTCAAAGAAAACAAATTCGGCATCGCCATCGCCGACGCCGAAGACGTGTACGTGCGTGCCGCGCACCTGCCGAACCTGGAAGTGGTCGGCGTCGACTGCCACATCGGTTCGCAACTGACCACCCTGCCGCCATTCCTCGATGCCCTCGACCGCCTGCTGGATCTGGTCGATCGCCTCGGCGATTGCGGCATCCACCTGCGCCACATCGATCTCGGTGGCGGTCTGGGTGTGCGTTATCGCGATGAAGAGCCGCCATTGGCCGCCGATTACATCAAGGCCGTGCGCGAGCGTCTGGTCGGTCGTGATCTGGCGCTGGTGTTCGAACCGGGCCGTTTCATCGTCGCCAACGCCGGCGTGCTGCTGACTCAGGTCGAGTACCTCAAGCACACCGAGCACAAAGACTTCGCCATCGTCGACGCGGCGATGAACGACCTGATCCGCCCGGCGCTGTACCAGGCCTGGATGGACGTGACCGCGGTCAAGCCACGCGATACCGCTGCGCGTACCTACGACATCGTCGGCCCGATCTGCGAAACCGGCGACTTCCTCGCCAAGGAACGCGAACTGGCGCTGGAAGAAGGCGATCTGCTGGCCGTGCATTCGGCCGGTGCCTACGGTTTCGTAATGAGCTCCAACTACAACACCCGCGGCCGTGCCGCCGAGGTGCTGGTGGATGGTGATCAGGCATTTGAAGTGCGTCGCCGCGAGACCGTGGCCGAGCTGTTTGCCGGCGAAAGCCTGCTGCCGGAGTAA
- a CDS encoding HAD family hydrolase encodes MSIQLITFDLDDTLWDTAPVIVSAEAVLRQWLSEHAPNLGAVPVEHLWSIRERVLASEPGLKHRISALRRRVLFHALEEAGYAHGEASELADKSFEVFLHARHQIEVFPEVEPILETLAKHYALGVVTNGNADVRRLGLADYFKFALCAEDIGIAKPDARLFHEALQRGGVSAEAAVHIGDHPGDDIAGAQQAGLRAIWFNPAGKVWEAERLPDAEIRSLNDLPAVLARWNSRG; translated from the coding sequence ATGAGCATCCAGTTGATCACCTTCGACCTCGACGACACCCTGTGGGACACCGCCCCGGTGATCGTCAGCGCCGAAGCGGTTTTGCGCCAATGGCTGAGCGAACATGCGCCGAATCTGGGCGCGGTGCCGGTCGAGCATCTGTGGTCGATTCGCGAGCGGGTGCTGGCCAGTGAGCCGGGACTCAAACACCGCATCAGCGCACTGCGCCGGCGGGTGCTGTTCCACGCGTTGGAGGAAGCCGGGTACGCCCACGGCGAAGCGTCGGAGCTGGCAGACAAGAGTTTTGAAGTGTTTCTGCATGCGCGGCATCAGATCGAGGTGTTCCCGGAGGTCGAGCCGATCCTGGAAACCCTCGCCAAGCATTACGCCCTCGGCGTGGTCACCAACGGCAACGCTGATGTGCGCCGTCTCGGGCTGGCGGACTACTTCAAGTTTGCGTTATGTGCCGAAGATATCGGCATCGCCAAACCGGATGCACGACTGTTCCACGAGGCTTTGCAGCGCGGCGGTGTGAGCGCCGAAGCGGCGGTGCATATCGGCGATCATCCGGGGGATGACATCGCCGGGGCGCAGCAGGCCGGATTGCGTGCGATCTGGTTCAACCCGGCCGGCAAGGTCTGGGAAGCGGAGCGCCTGCCGGATGCCGAGATTCGCAGCCTGAACGATCTGCCTGCCGTGCTCGCCCGCTGGAACAGCCGCGGCTGA
- the lptM gene encoding LPS translocon maturation chaperone LptM, whose amino-acid sequence MKRLISSLAALVAVACLVSACGQKGPLYLPDEDQDPAEQAQSSQKQPVSKAHKHDVY is encoded by the coding sequence ATGAAGCGCCTGATCTCTTCCCTTGCTGCGCTCGTCGCGGTTGCCTGTCTCGTTTCGGCCTGCGGTCAGAAAGGCCCGCTGTACCTGCCCGATGAAGATCAGGACCCGGCCGAGCAAGCCCAGTCTTCGCAAAAGCAGCCTGTCTCCAAGGCACACAAGCACGACGTTTACTAA
- the xerC gene encoding tyrosine recombinase XerC: MERQLDAYCEHLRSERQVSPHTLSAYRRDLDKVLGWCNKQNIGSWQALDIQRLRSLIARLHAQGQSSRSLARLLSAVRGLYHYLNREGLCDHDPATGLAPPKGERRLPKTLDTDRALQLLEGAVEDDFLARRDQAILELFYSSGLRLSELTGLNLDQLDLADGMVQVLGKGSKTRLLPVGKKAREALEQWLPLRALTNPADDAVFVSQQGRRLGPRAIQVRVKLAGERELGQNLHPHMLRHSFASHLLESSQDLRSVQELLGHSDIKTTQIYTHLDFQHLAAVYDSAHPRAKRMKGDDS, translated from the coding sequence ATGGAACGACAACTGGACGCTTACTGCGAACACCTGCGCAGTGAGCGGCAGGTGTCGCCGCACACGCTGTCGGCCTACCGCCGCGATCTCGACAAAGTCCTCGGCTGGTGCAACAAACAGAACATCGGTAGCTGGCAGGCGCTGGACATCCAGCGCCTGCGCAGCCTGATTGCCCGTCTGCATGCCCAGGGCCAGTCCTCGCGCAGCCTGGCGCGCCTGCTCTCGGCAGTCCGCGGGCTCTATCACTATCTGAATCGCGAAGGCCTCTGCGATCACGATCCGGCCACCGGTCTGGCACCACCCAAAGGCGAACGCCGCCTGCCGAAAACCCTCGACACCGACCGCGCCCTGCAATTGCTTGAAGGTGCCGTGGAGGACGATTTTCTCGCTCGACGTGATCAGGCGATTCTGGAGTTGTTCTACTCCTCCGGCCTGCGCCTGTCGGAGCTGACCGGGCTCAATCTCGATCAGCTCGATCTGGCCGACGGCATGGTTCAGGTACTCGGCAAGGGCAGCAAGACGCGCCTGTTGCCCGTCGGCAAAAAGGCCCGGGAAGCACTGGAGCAATGGCTGCCGCTACGGGCGCTGACCAATCCGGCGGACGATGCGGTATTCGTCAGCCAGCAAGGCCGACGTCTCGGCCCGCGCGCAATTCAGGTGCGGGTCAAACTCGCCGGCGAGCGCGAGCTGGGGCAGAACCTGCACCCACACATGCTGCGGCACTCCTTCGCCAGCCATTTGCTCGAGTCCTCCCAGGACCTTCGCTCGGTGCAGGAACTGCTCGGCCACTCGGACATCAAGACCACCCAGATCTACACCCACCTGGACTTCCAGCACCTGGCGGCGGTCTACGACAGCGCCCACCCACGGGCCAAACGCATGAAAGGCGACGATTCATGA
- the sutA gene encoding transcriptional regulator SutA: MSDDDLENDDLEVGDEDEAEDGLEAAAEDVAEDDGGDDTPAPAAKGKAKAAVSVDELPSIEAKNKERDALAKAMEEFLARGGKVQEVEANVVADPPKKPDNKYGSRPI; the protein is encoded by the coding sequence ATGAGCGACGATGATCTGGAAAACGACGACCTCGAAGTAGGCGACGAAGACGAGGCCGAAGACGGTCTGGAAGCAGCAGCGGAAGACGTTGCTGAAGACGATGGCGGTGACGATACGCCGGCCCCGGCTGCCAAAGGCAAGGCCAAGGCTGCGGTGTCGGTCGACGAGCTGCCGAGCATTGAAGCCAAGAACAAGGAGCGCGATGCCCTGGCCAAGGCCATGGAAGAGTTCCTTGCGCGCGGCGGCAAGGTTCAGGAAGTGGAGGCCAACGTGGTCGCCGATCCGCCCAAGAAGCCGGACAACAAGTACGGTAGCCGCCCTATCTGA
- a CDS encoding secondary thiamine-phosphate synthase enzyme YjbQ — protein MWQQTLITLRARPRGFHLVTEELLAGLPELKACRVGLLHLWLQHTSASLTINENADPAVRRDFERFFNRLIPQGADGYEHNDEGLDDLPAHFKASVLGCQISLPVTAGRLALGTWQGVYLGEHRDHGGARKVLATLHGEGA, from the coding sequence ATGTGGCAACAGACTCTGATAACCCTGCGGGCACGGCCCCGGGGCTTTCATCTGGTAACGGAAGAGTTGCTCGCCGGCCTGCCCGAACTCAAGGCATGCCGGGTCGGTCTGTTGCATTTGTGGCTGCAGCATACCTCGGCGTCGTTGACCATCAACGAGAACGCCGATCCGGCGGTACGTCGCGACTTCGAACGATTTTTCAATCGTCTGATCCCACAAGGAGCAGACGGCTATGAGCATAACGACGAAGGCCTGGACGACCTCCCGGCGCACTTCAAGGCCAGCGTGCTGGGCTGTCAGATCAGCTTGCCGGTAACGGCGGGTCGACTGGCACTCGGCACCTGGCAAGGCGTTTATCTGGGCGAGCACCGTGATCATGGCGGTGCCCGTAAAGTCCTCGCCACCTTGCACGGTGAAGGGGCATAA
- the cyaY gene encoding iron donor protein CyaY, producing MSLSEARFHDLVDETQEKLEDIFDDSDLDIDMENSAGVLTVKFENGTQLIFSRQEPLRQLWLAAVSGGFHFDYDEESERWMCDKSEEQLGEMLERIVKQQAGTEFDFEGL from the coding sequence ATGAGTTTGTCCGAAGCCCGTTTCCACGATCTGGTCGATGAAACCCAGGAAAAACTGGAAGACATCTTCGACGACAGCGACCTGGACATCGACATGGAGAACTCGGCCGGTGTGCTGACCGTCAAGTTCGAGAACGGCACCCAGCTGATCTTCAGTCGTCAGGAACCGCTGCGTCAGCTGTGGCTGGCCGCAGTGTCCGGTGGTTTCCACTTCGATTACGACGAAGAAAGCGAGCGCTGGATGTGCGACAAGAGCGAAGAACAGCTGGGCGAAATGCTCGAGCGCATCGTCAAGCAGCAGGCCGGCACCGAATTCGATTTCGAAGGCCTGTGA
- a CDS encoding DUF1289 domain-containing protein has protein sequence MTDTAPVRPPKPLYSNVSPAVPSPCTGVCRLDEQKVCLGCMRHVEDIREWRSADDERRRVICAQAAQRRQLAGA, from the coding sequence GTGACTGATACTGCGCCCGTCCGTCCGCCGAAGCCGCTCTACAGCAACGTCAGCCCGGCCGTGCCTTCGCCGTGCACCGGCGTGTGCCGGCTGGATGAGCAGAAGGTCTGTCTCGGTTGCATGCGCCATGTCGAAGACATCCGCGAGTGGCGTTCGGCCGATGACGAGCGCCGCCGGGTGATTTGTGCGCAGGCGGCTCAGCGTCGGCAGCTCGCCGGAGCGTAG
- the rnk gene encoding nucleoside diphosphate kinase regulator, whose translation MTAPSITLTRLDVQRLERLIDSLDDTLPGVIALQTELDRADTLVGHDEVPADVVTMNSRVHCREESSGKDYHLTLVYPKHANADEGKVSILAPVGSALLGLKVGQHIDWPAPGGKTLKLTLLEVESQPANGGDFPE comes from the coding sequence ATGACCGCACCTTCCATCACCCTTACCCGTCTGGACGTGCAACGTCTGGAGCGCCTGATCGACAGCCTGGATGACACGCTGCCGGGCGTGATCGCGCTGCAAACCGAACTGGATCGCGCCGATACCCTGGTCGGTCACGATGAAGTGCCTGCCGATGTCGTGACGATGAATTCCCGCGTGCACTGCCGTGAAGAGAGCAGTGGCAAGGACTACCACCTGACCCTGGTCTATCCGAAGCACGCCAACGCCGACGAAGGCAAAGTCTCGATCCTCGCTCCGGTCGGCAGTGCGCTGCTGGGCTTGAAAGTCGGTCAGCACATCGACTGGCCGGCTCCGGGTGGCAAGACCCTGAAACTGACTTTGCTCGAAGTCGAATCGCAGCCGGCCAACGGCGGTGATTTCCCGGAATAA
- a CDS encoding DUF484 family protein, protein MTDKPQVPARQSGESASESLEAAAVAAYLEAHPDFFVEHEELLPSLRIPHQRGDTVSLVERQMAILRDRNIEMRHRLSHLMDVARDNDRLFDKTRRLILALMDAATLEDVVISVEDSLRQDFQVPFVSLILLGDNPAPVGRWVTHADAQTAIGGLLTEGKSVSGSLREHELDFLFGEEQRNQIGSTAVVAVSHQGIHGILAIASRDPQHYKSSVGTLFLSYIAEVMGRVLPRVNSSLRSVR, encoded by the coding sequence ATGACCGATAAGCCTCAGGTACCCGCCCGACAGTCCGGTGAATCAGCGTCCGAGAGCCTGGAGGCGGCAGCGGTTGCCGCGTACCTGGAGGCTCATCCGGACTTCTTCGTCGAGCATGAAGAACTGCTGCCGTCCCTGCGCATCCCCCATCAACGCGGCGATACCGTCTCGCTGGTCGAGCGTCAGATGGCGATCCTGCGTGACCGCAACATCGAGATGCGCCATCGCCTCTCGCACTTGATGGATGTCGCCCGGGACAACGATCGCCTGTTCGACAAGACTCGTCGCCTGATCCTTGCGCTGATGGACGCTGCCACTCTGGAAGACGTAGTGATCAGCGTCGAAGACAGCCTGCGTCAGGATTTCCAGGTGCCCTTCGTCAGCCTGATTCTGCTCGGTGACAACCCGGCCCCTGTCGGCCGCTGGGTGACCCACGCCGATGCACAGACCGCCATCGGCGGATTGCTCACCGAAGGCAAAAGCGTCAGCGGCAGCCTGCGTGAACATGAGCTGGACTTCCTGTTCGGCGAAGAACAGCGCAACCAGATCGGCTCCACCGCCGTGGTCGCCGTCAGCCATCAAGGTATTCACGGAATACTGGCCATTGCCAGCCGTGATCCGCAGCACTACAAAAGCTCGGTCGGCACGCTGTTCCTCAGCTACATCGCCGAAGTCATGGGTCGCGTGCTGCCACGGGTCAACAGCTCCCTGCGCTCGGTACGCTGA
- the dapF gene encoding diaminopimelate epimerase, producing MLLRFTKMHGLGNDFMVLDLVSQHAHIQPKHAKMWGDRHTGIGFDQLLIVEAPSNPDVDFRYRIFNSDGSEVEQCGNGARCFARFVLDKRLTAKRQIRVETKGGIIELDVRNDGQIGVNMGAPRLVPADIPFQAPEQALSYQVDVDGTPVDLAAVSMGNPHAVLRVSDINTAPVHELGPKIEHHPRFPARVNVGFLQVIDRHRAQLRVWERGAGETQACGTGACAAAVAAISQGWMDSPLLIDLPGGRLSIEWAGPGQPVLMTGPAVRVYEGQVRL from the coding sequence ATGCTGCTGCGTTTTACCAAGATGCACGGCCTGGGCAACGACTTCATGGTTCTCGACCTGGTCAGCCAGCACGCGCATATTCAGCCCAAGCACGCAAAAATGTGGGGCGACCGGCACACCGGCATCGGTTTCGACCAGTTGCTGATCGTCGAAGCGCCGAGCAATCCGGATGTGGATTTCCGTTACCGGATCTTCAACTCCGACGGTTCCGAAGTGGAGCAGTGCGGCAACGGTGCGCGCTGCTTCGCCCGCTTCGTGCTCGACAAGCGCCTGACCGCCAAACGGCAGATCCGCGTCGAGACCAAGGGCGGCATCATCGAGCTGGACGTGCGTAACGACGGCCAGATCGGCGTGAACATGGGCGCCCCGCGCCTGGTGCCGGCGGACATTCCGTTCCAGGCGCCGGAGCAGGCCCTGAGTTATCAGGTCGATGTCGACGGTACGCCGGTCGATCTGGCGGCGGTATCGATGGGCAACCCCCATGCGGTGCTGCGGGTCAGCGATATCAACACTGCACCGGTGCATGAACTGGGGCCGAAAATCGAACACCATCCGCGCTTCCCGGCGCGGGTCAACGTCGGCTTTCTCCAGGTCATCGACCGCCATCGCGCGCAACTGCGCGTCTGGGAACGCGGCGCCGGGGAAACCCAGGCCTGCGGCACCGGTGCCTGCGCTGCTGCTGTAGCTGCGATCAGTCAGGGGTGGATGGATTCGCCACTGCTGATCGACCTGCCGGGCGGGCGCCTGTCCATTGAGTGGGCAGGCCCCGGCCAACCGGTGTTGATGACCGGCCCGGCAGTGCGCGTATACGAAGGACAAGTGCGTCTTTGA
- a CDS encoding class I adenylate cyclase, giving the protein MTRTHEIRPDLDEGIDRKVLSQLRARFLKLNEGRLNRALEGLSTRQQSVLTLLPLFFHVNHPLLPGYVSGSTPAGLSNYEPDADALAEAQRLTRSFSYKPRHGSNPPRPIHGLFLMGSLGTLAQADHSDMDVWVCHSPDLSDSELAELRKKCQLLEAWAASQGAEAHFFLIDPVRFVKGERDTQLSSEDCGTTQHYLLLDEFYRTAIWLAGRTPIWWLVPVYEERAYDAYTHTLISKRFIRNDETLDLGPMAHIPPGEFVGAGLWQLFKGIESPYKSVLKLLLTEVYASEHPQVQCLSLRFKQAVFANRLDLDELDPYMVVYRRIEEYLTARNEPERLELVRRALYLKVNRKLTGNTRTQSWQRSLLERLASEWHWDQRQLALLDSRSQWKVRQVSAERRALVNELNYSYRFLTQFARSEQTVSLINKRDLNVLGRRLYAAFERKADKVEFINPGIAPDLAEDTLTLVQSPNKKEPGQTQWGLYNGSLTALEWEHFAPIKRSRELLELLTWCHRNGVIDSSTRLALHPGTSDLSEFELFNLLGSLQQSIALPLPTVAEEPLLRAAVPSEVLMLVNVGIDPLKHHRDLNILMTTERTDSLSYAGVRENLVLTLDQVTLNSWNEVLVNRFDGPHALMDCLRDYLNNLPRGLQQPSLRVRCFCHNRAQFIARRVEEIVDTAQTLLLSDLNHRYLIQVQQHYHVLELVPGQVSHVALATLPALLDYLGEEQPRYSPLHLDPMALEDHDLALILPMGQPECIQVFYRITERTAELYVLDEFNALWQQHLPYHDEQSLLVPLQRFLQSIQFRREALLPMDAGHAASLEILYYQLLPSGPGRARRVEMRPAPQTPVNKPFYDVQAIVGKAAPGEVQVTLYCNQREFSELEHGDQLFSVVAREIVGQRRETERYRCYITDLDLSGVIGDGQSSSNLYLRYKADLERSLNEALEQV; this is encoded by the coding sequence ATGACCCGCACCCATGAAATCCGCCCCGACCTGGACGAAGGCATCGACCGCAAGGTACTCAGCCAGCTACGTGCACGTTTTCTCAAACTCAACGAAGGCCGCCTGAACCGGGCGCTGGAAGGTCTTTCGACGCGCCAGCAAAGTGTGCTGACGCTGCTGCCGCTGTTTTTTCATGTCAATCATCCGCTGTTGCCCGGTTACGTCTCGGGCAGCACGCCGGCCGGGCTGTCGAATTACGAACCGGACGCCGATGCGCTTGCCGAAGCCCAGCGCCTGACCCGCTCGTTCTCCTACAAACCGCGTCACGGCAGCAACCCGCCACGGCCGATTCATGGGCTGTTCCTGATGGGCAGCCTCGGCACACTGGCCCAGGCCGACCACAGCGACATGGACGTGTGGGTCTGCCACTCCCCCGACCTGAGCGACAGCGAACTCGCCGAGCTGCGCAAGAAATGCCAGTTGCTCGAAGCCTGGGCTGCCAGCCAGGGGGCCGAAGCGCACTTCTTCCTGATCGACCCGGTGCGCTTCGTCAAAGGCGAACGCGACACCCAACTCAGCTCCGAAGATTGCGGCACCACCCAGCACTATCTGCTGCTGGATGAGTTCTACCGCACCGCGATCTGGCTCGCCGGGCGCACACCGATCTGGTGGCTGGTGCCGGTCTACGAAGAACGCGCCTATGACGCGTACACCCACACCCTGATTTCCAAACGTTTCATCCGCAACGATGAAACCCTCGACCTGGGGCCGATGGCGCACATTCCGCCGGGCGAGTTCGTCGGCGCCGGGCTGTGGCAACTGTTCAAGGGCATCGAGTCACCTTACAAGTCGGTACTCAAACTGCTGCTGACCGAGGTCTACGCCAGCGAGCACCCCCAAGTGCAGTGCCTGAGCCTGCGCTTCAAGCAGGCGGTGTTCGCCAACCGGCTGGACCTCGACGAGCTGGATCCGTACATGGTGGTCTACCGCCGGATCGAGGAATACCTCACTGCGCGCAACGAACCGGAGCGCCTGGAGCTGGTGCGACGGGCGCTGTACCTCAAGGTCAACCGCAAGCTCACCGGCAACACCCGCACCCAGAGCTGGCAGCGTTCACTGCTGGAAAGGCTGGCCAGTGAATGGCACTGGGACCAGCGACAACTGGCGCTGCTCGACAGCCGCAGCCAGTGGAAAGTCCGACAGGTCAGCGCCGAGCGCCGGGCTCTGGTCAACGAGCTGAACTACAGCTACCGCTTCCTGACCCAGTTCGCCCGCAGCGAGCAGACTGTCAGCCTGATCAACAAGCGCGACCTCAACGTTCTCGGCCGGCGCCTGTACGCAGCGTTCGAACGCAAGGCCGACAAGGTCGAGTTCATCAATCCCGGCATCGCCCCGGACCTGGCCGAAGACACGCTGACCCTGGTTCAGTCGCCGAACAAAAAGGAACCGGGACAAACCCAGTGGGGCCTGTACAACGGCAGCCTGACGGCGCTGGAGTGGGAACACTTCGCGCCGATCAAGCGCAGCCGCGAGTTGCTGGAACTGCTGACCTGGTGCCACCGCAACGGCGTGATCGACAGCAGCACCCGACTGGCCCTGCACCCCGGCACCAGCGATTTGAGCGAGTTCGAGTTGTTCAACCTGCTCGGCAGCCTGCAACAGAGCATTGCCCTGCCCTTGCCGACGGTTGCCGAAGAACCGCTGCTGCGCGCCGCCGTGCCGAGCGAAGTGCTGATGCTGGTGAATGTCGGGATCGATCCGCTCAAGCATCACCGCGACCTGAACATCCTGATGACCACCGAGCGCACGGACTCCCTGAGCTACGCTGGCGTGCGCGAGAATCTGGTGCTGACCCTGGATCAGGTCACGCTCAACAGCTGGAATGAAGTGCTGGTCAACCGCTTCGACGGTCCGCATGCCCTGATGGACTGCCTGCGCGATTACCTCAACAACCTGCCACGCGGACTTCAACAGCCTTCACTGCGGGTTCGCTGCTTCTGCCACAACCGCGCGCAATTCATTGCCCGCCGGGTGGAAGAAATCGTCGACACCGCGCAGACCCTGTTGCTCAGCGATCTGAATCACCGCTACCTGATTCAGGTGCAGCAGCATTACCACGTGCTGGAACTGGTGCCGGGCCAGGTCAGCCATGTCGCCCTCGCCACCCTGCCCGCGCTGCTCGATTACCTGGGCGAGGAGCAGCCGCGCTACAGCCCGCTCCACCTGGACCCGATGGCGCTGGAAGACCACGACCTGGCGCTGATCCTGCCGATGGGCCAGCCCGAATGCATTCAGGTGTTCTACCGGATCACCGAGCGAACCGCCGAGCTGTACGTACTCGACGAGTTCAATGCGCTGTGGCAACAGCACTTGCCCTATCACGACGAGCAAAGCCTGTTGGTGCCGTTGCAGCGGTTCCTGCAATCGATCCAGTTCCGCCGCGAAGCGCTGCTGCCGATGGATGCGGGCCATGCCGCCAGCCTTGAAATCTTGTATTACCAGTTATTGCCATCAGGGCCGGGACGCGCGCGACGGGTCGAAATGCGCCCGGCGCCGCAGACGCCTGTCAACAAACCGTTCTACGACGTGCAGGCGATCGTCGGCAAAGCCGCGCCCGGCGAAGTGCAGGTCACGCTGTATTGCAATCAACGGGAATTCAGCGAGCTGGAACATGGCGACCAGCTGTTCAGCGTGGTCGCCCGGGAGATCGTCGGGCAGCGCCGGGAAACCGAGCGCTACCGCTGCTACATCACCGACCTGGACCTGTCGGGTGTGATCGGTGACGGGCAGAGTTCGAGCAATCTGTATCTGCGTTACAAGGCCGACCTGGAACGCTCTCTGAACGAGGCGCTCGAGCAGGTCTGA